Proteins from one Leptonema illini DSM 21528 genomic window:
- a CDS encoding ParB/RepB/Spo0J family partition protein, producing the protein MSLKKTGLGRGLSNLIPDAPSASVASSSEFQYLNLDEIDPNPDQPRRVFKEQELSELAETIQNVGVIEPIVVRKKGNRYLIISGERRWRASKLVGYKKIPAVIKDFDDVRAAEVALIENIQREDLSAIEEARAYESLMALTGDKPGDLAKKVGKDRTTITNLLRLLKLPEEILKLVEEKMITAGQARPLLSLGDRKMMTQLAGRIAREGWSARRVEDEVAKLTEVAGPTKAKSSGKDANTRKMEERIRARLTAKVDLAHKGSGGGKLTIQYSSLDDLERILDLMGVKM; encoded by the coding sequence ATGAGCTTGAAGAAAACAGGACTGGGCCGCGGCCTCTCGAATCTTATTCCCGATGCTCCGTCGGCGAGCGTCGCCTCTTCGTCGGAGTTTCAATACCTGAACCTCGACGAGATTGATCCGAATCCGGATCAGCCACGCCGCGTCTTTAAAGAGCAGGAGCTGAGCGAGCTCGCCGAGACGATCCAGAACGTCGGCGTCATCGAGCCCATCGTCGTGCGCAAAAAAGGCAATCGTTATCTGATTATTTCGGGAGAGCGTCGCTGGCGAGCCTCGAAGCTGGTCGGATATAAAAAGATCCCCGCCGTCATTAAGGACTTCGACGACGTGCGTGCGGCTGAGGTCGCGTTGATTGAGAACATCCAGCGTGAAGACCTGAGCGCCATTGAAGAGGCGCGAGCCTACGAGAGCCTGATGGCGCTGACCGGCGATAAGCCCGGCGACCTGGCTAAGAAGGTAGGAAAGGACCGCACGACGATTACGAACCTGCTGCGTCTGTTGAAGTTGCCCGAAGAGATACTCAAGCTTGTTGAAGAGAAGATGATTACGGCAGGGCAGGCCCGGCCGCTTCTCAGTCTCGGAGATCGGAAGATGATGACCCAGCTTGCCGGCCGGATCGCCAGAGAGGGATGGTCTGCTCGTCGTGTGGAAGACGAGGTGGCGAAGTTAACCGAAGTCGCCGGACCGACGAAGGCGAAGTCGTCGGGCAAGGATGCGAATACGCGAAAGATGGAAGAGCGCATCAGGGCCCGTCTGACGGCAAAGGTTGATCTGGCGCATAAAGGCAGCGGAGGCGGAAAGCTGACGATCCAGTACAGCTCGCTCGATGACCTGGAGCGCATCCTCGATCTGATGGGCGTGAAGATGTGA
- a CDS encoding LA_2272 family surface repeat-containing protein, with the protein MKGLQSSVLKIILMGVALLLLSGSLLNARVAPPKLPLSESAGLPGSPVNLSFVSQPDALFADFQYRSSDDRFTCQENGGSWRDGQCNYRGLPMPVEVCFAGTCLFNSRFYKVAQLNILTGQSYRFVLIEAGLTNTAQGISVFQFGVFGNEAKTSVLQAAGGGNMNENAIGVQLAGIFNNNKDRSYGISAAGLVNFGGDVKGMQLTAGLNVAGRVQGAQVALFGNMADESAFGIQAAGLVNKVRGRLDGVQAAVLVNSVEGDVAGLQVSGLVNESAGSLTGVQLAAGGNGVDAHLVGLQGAVLANYAGEMQGIQVGIANKAHWRMEGAQIGVLNVANDQGAEKGAQIGLWNSAEKKCLVQLGVINSCNGRARFQFGLLNMAQDNWIPITILVNFDFN; encoded by the coding sequence ATGAAAGGGCTTCAGAGCAGCGTTCTTAAAATCATCCTCATGGGAGTCGCTCTCTTGCTTTTGAGCGGGTCATTGCTGAATGCAAGAGTAGCTCCCCCGAAGCTGCCGCTGAGCGAGAGTGCCGGTTTGCCTGGCAGTCCGGTCAATCTTTCCTTTGTTAGCCAGCCGGATGCCCTGTTCGCCGACTTTCAGTACAGAAGCAGCGATGATCGATTCACCTGCCAGGAGAACGGCGGAAGCTGGCGCGACGGCCAATGCAATTACAGAGGATTGCCGATGCCCGTCGAGGTATGCTTCGCAGGAACGTGTTTGTTCAACAGTCGCTTCTACAAGGTCGCTCAATTGAATATACTGACCGGGCAGTCCTACAGATTCGTCCTGATCGAAGCTGGACTTACGAACACGGCTCAGGGAATTTCCGTTTTTCAATTCGGCGTTTTTGGCAATGAAGCGAAGACATCAGTATTGCAGGCTGCCGGTGGCGGAAATATGAATGAGAATGCAATCGGCGTGCAACTGGCGGGAATATTCAATAATAATAAAGATCGCAGTTACGGAATCTCTGCAGCCGGCCTGGTCAACTTTGGCGGCGATGTAAAGGGAATGCAGCTGACTGCCGGTTTGAACGTCGCAGGAAGAGTGCAGGGAGCACAGGTAGCACTTTTCGGAAATATGGCTGATGAAAGTGCATTCGGAATTCAAGCAGCTGGTCTGGTGAACAAAGTGAGAGGACGGTTAGATGGTGTGCAGGCAGCCGTACTTGTGAATTCAGTTGAAGGCGACGTGGCCGGTCTTCAGGTGTCGGGCCTGGTAAACGAGTCAGCGGGATCTTTGACCGGAGTTCAGCTTGCTGCTGGAGGAAACGGAGTAGATGCTCACCTCGTGGGATTGCAAGGCGCTGTACTGGCAAACTATGCAGGAGAAATGCAGGGAATCCAGGTGGGAATTGCGAACAAGGCACACTGGAGAATGGAAGGCGCTCAGATTGGCGTATTGAACGTGGCAAACGATCAGGGGGCCGAAAAGGGTGCGCAGATCGGTCTCTGGAACAGTGCCGAAAAAAAGTGTCTGGTGCAGCTGGGTGTAATCAACTCATGCAATGGCAGGGCTCGTTTTCAGTTTGGTCTTCTGAATATGGCACAGGATAATTGGATTCCGATAACGATCCTGGTGAATTTTGATTTTAATTGA
- a CDS encoding YceI family protein, with amino-acid sequence MKKLMLAAIAALLVTQAAVAAEFEVDASHSQVGFSVKHLVISNVKGSFQKFTGKFTFDEKKKVFTAGEAVIEAKTIFTNDEKRDEHLRSGDFFDVDKHPEIKFVLKSGRVSGNNVQVVGDLTIRGITKTVVLNGQYLGAAKDPWGNERVGFTATGKINRKDFGLTWHKALETGGAVVGDEVILTIELEGIKKK; translated from the coding sequence ATGAAAAAGCTCATGCTGGCAGCTATTGCCGCTCTGCTTGTAACACAGGCCGCCGTGGCCGCTGAATTCGAGGTGGATGCATCGCATTCTCAGGTAGGCTTTTCTGTAAAGCACCTCGTGATCTCGAATGTTAAGGGATCTTTCCAGAAGTTTACGGGCAAGTTTACTTTTGACGAAAAGAAGAAAGTCTTCACCGCCGGTGAGGCAGTCATTGAAGCAAAAACGATCTTCACAAACGACGAAAAGCGTGACGAACACCTTCGTTCGGGCGACTTCTTTGACGTCGATAAGCATCCGGAGATCAAGTTCGTTCTGAAAAGCGGCCGGGTGTCCGGGAACAATGTCCAGGTTGTCGGTGATCTGACGATCCGCGGCATCACGAAGACGGTCGTTCTGAACGGTCAGTATCTGGGTGCGGCCAAGGATCCGTGGGGCAACGAACGAGTCGGTTTCACCGCTACCGGCAAGATCAACCGTAAGGATTTCGGGCTGACCTGGCATAAGGCGCTTGAAACGGGCGGAGCCGTTGTAGGTGACGAGGTGATTCTGACGATTGAACTCGAAGGGATCAAGAAGAAGTAA
- a CDS encoding DUF1564 family protein gives MNEQLRTEREPYYRSRSTLLIPDEHFKRFFWRSPYIKVEDWALGAFLSILMDDPALKYKLSFIERSGKWKKQYQEEGQELHRVNFYPDDRDWGRLSAISNATGYSRCYIFVFLMLIFMGVIVLENGGTNPIFVKGHWNPVVFCSISIDAATRNLTRILQT, from the coding sequence ATGAACGAACAGTTGCGAACGGAGCGAGAACCCTATTACCGGAGTCGATCTACCCTGCTGATTCCGGATGAGCACTTTAAGAGGTTCTTCTGGCGAAGCCCGTACATAAAAGTGGAGGATTGGGCGTTGGGGGCTTTTCTGAGCATCCTTATGGATGACCCGGCGCTGAAGTACAAACTCAGTTTCATAGAGAGGAGCGGTAAATGGAAGAAGCAATATCAGGAGGAGGGACAGGAATTGCATCGGGTGAATTTTTATCCCGATGACAGGGATTGGGGGAGGTTGTCGGCGATTTCGAATGCTACGGGTTATTCTCGATGTTATATATTTGTGTTTCTCATGTTGATCTTTATGGGGGTGATAGTCCTCGAGAATGGAGGAACTAATCCAATTTTCGTGAAGGGACATTGGAACCCCGTAGTTTTTTGCTCAATTTCCATTGATGCGGCGACCAGAAACCTCACGAGAATACTACAAACATAG
- a CDS encoding heme exporter protein CcmB: MLRWELRLELRNIGTMIVLLPYAATLAVLFHYSLQPAVFHEGKNLMGLLLISLFFMVSMMTARAMGREKESGAFRILLMSGMDRTAYLFARVVVKSSMIGILLLVYSILYNVLLVGTSQFFELTGRTLLFLLPCTVNLVLLGEIVAILSGANRIREIVLPILFFPLSLPIFIVYSGSSAVLEGRADAAPYAVVLLSLLAVYAGAGALFFQFMATDEA; this comes from the coding sequence ATGCTGCGATGGGAACTGCGCCTTGAGCTGCGTAATATCGGAACGATGATCGTTCTGCTGCCGTATGCAGCGACGCTTGCCGTTCTCTTCCATTATTCGCTGCAGCCTGCCGTCTTTCATGAAGGAAAGAACCTGATGGGATTGCTTTTAATCTCTCTCTTCTTTATGGTTTCGATGATGACAGCCCGTGCGATGGGACGCGAAAAGGAATCCGGCGCTTTTCGTATTCTTCTCATGTCGGGTATGGATCGGACGGCCTATCTCTTCGCTCGCGTTGTCGTAAAGTCGAGCATGATTGGTATTCTGCTTCTCGTTTATTCGATTCTTTACAATGTTCTTCTTGTAGGAACTTCGCAGTTCTTCGAGTTAACGGGTCGCACCCTGCTCTTCCTTCTTCCGTGTACGGTAAACCTTGTGCTACTCGGCGAGATAGTCGCCATTCTTTCGGGTGCCAATCGAATACGTGAGATCGTGCTTCCGATTTTATTTTTCCCGCTCTCTCTTCCGATCTTTATCGTCTATTCCGGAAGTTCTGCCGTCCTTGAAGGCAGAGCGGATGCGGCTCCGTATGCTGTCGTCCTGCTTTCCCTGCTCGCCGTCTATGCCGGCGCCGGAGCGTTATTCTTTCAATTTATGGCCACCGACGAGGCCTGA
- the ccsA gene encoding cytochrome c biogenesis protein CcsA, with protein sequence MQIRNFNAAQTTLMVLAAVAMPAVIMLAFYYPPVIADQGQAHRIFYIHVPVAWVALYSPAIGALAGLAYLLRREERFDTIVVVSMRLALLFALGVVISGPLWASTEWGVFWNWKDSRLMSFFILVLTIGGFFVVREFTEDPRRKGLYSAVMALLCTFAALLTWFAIRVITPESHPTSVLGAMSPKIRQTFWLSVLGFHFFYLFLFVLSYRAEKLQKITDGVR encoded by the coding sequence ATGCAGATCCGAAATTTCAATGCCGCGCAGACGACCCTGATGGTATTGGCCGCCGTGGCCATGCCGGCGGTCATCATGCTGGCCTTTTATTATCCTCCGGTGATAGCCGATCAGGGACAGGCTCATCGTATCTTCTATATACATGTGCCGGTAGCATGGGTGGCGCTTTATTCGCCGGCCATCGGCGCTCTTGCGGGGTTGGCGTATCTGTTGCGTCGAGAGGAGCGCTTCGACACCATTGTCGTCGTCTCGATGCGGCTGGCCTTGCTTTTTGCCCTGGGCGTCGTGATCAGCGGTCCGCTCTGGGCCTCTACGGAGTGGGGCGTCTTCTGGAATTGGAAGGACTCGCGGCTCATGAGCTTTTTTATCCTGGTTCTTACGATTGGTGGTTTTTTTGTTGTGCGTGAATTCACCGAAGATCCGCGGCGAAAAGGGTTATACAGCGCCGTCATGGCTCTGCTCTGCACGTTTGCCGCACTGCTCACGTGGTTCGCGATCCGCGTAATAACGCCAGAAAGCCATCCGACATCGGTGCTGGGAGCGATGTCGCCGAAAATCAGACAGACCTTCTGGTTATCCGTTCTCGGATTCCATTTCTTTTACCTCTTTCTTTTCGTTTTGAGCTATCGTGCTGAGAAGCTTCAGAAGATTACGGACGGAGTGCGCTGA
- a CDS encoding motility associated factor glycosyltransferase family protein: protein MTDEVLFLPDADAAQQLMLNGRAVHSRHAQREAERQAAEILARSPRSVILLSPGLGFVLDLLLEGSDAMLLWIEPDERIREAALRRLASKLTGLRRRIVDGQTIYSSKSGDRLILRNSLPDFAHLRSLLPGTPDTWHVFSLRATFRPQYVSFVADLEQRGFRETVNRNTLKRFDKIWLKNLYYNLATASQLRPVSSLFESHRNMPAVVVSAGPSLDRCLPALAEHRSRIILIAVDTAVSALRHFGLDPDYLLSVDAQAPNFLHLRSYSGEATLVVDTTVSYLALRHLKGPYYTFQNPLPAASILLQMLFPDGAGELQFGGSVSTNAFDLALRLGCSPVYLCGLDLSFPENRIHARGSALEEAALAKTHRLHTAHQQNHAQLTAIDRRYLQNSESRAVPTNDKLLIFYEWYRSRLPAPHVVHVDGGGASFSRVPRIGSEKLAEALAAHPKLAEVNKMRPGGSIAALTNGTETIDTEAILESLHSFAGDLLERLDDALKAAEDMLAGAPSAELAGQLLQLDKEHGFSVTRLLSSGMQSSLLSNEGASPSGESLTAFFNDLRASLRLHQKLISRCRQFADS, encoded by the coding sequence ATGACGGATGAGGTGCTCTTTTTGCCCGATGCCGATGCTGCGCAGCAGCTCATGCTGAACGGCCGGGCCGTGCACAGTCGCCATGCTCAGCGTGAGGCGGAGCGTCAGGCCGCTGAAATCCTGGCACGGTCGCCTCGCAGCGTCATCCTGCTTTCTCCAGGGTTAGGCTTCGTGCTCGACCTTCTGCTTGAAGGCAGCGACGCGATGCTGCTCTGGATCGAGCCGGACGAACGTATTCGAGAGGCTGCTCTGCGAAGGCTGGCCTCGAAGTTGACCGGCCTGCGGCGACGCATCGTCGACGGTCAGACGATTTATTCGAGTAAATCAGGGGATCGCCTTATACTGCGCAACTCTCTTCCAGACTTTGCGCATCTTCGCTCCCTGCTTCCGGGAACGCCCGACACATGGCATGTCTTTTCGCTACGTGCAACCTTCCGGCCTCAATATGTTTCGTTTGTAGCCGATCTTGAGCAGCGCGGCTTTCGCGAAACCGTTAACCGCAACACGCTCAAACGCTTCGATAAAATATGGTTGAAAAACCTGTACTACAATCTGGCAACGGCTTCACAACTACGTCCTGTATCGTCGCTCTTTGAGAGTCACAGGAACATGCCCGCCGTCGTCGTATCGGCCGGCCCTTCGCTTGATCGTTGCCTGCCCGCTCTGGCCGAACATCGCTCTCGCATTATTCTTATCGCCGTAGACACGGCCGTGAGCGCTCTGCGCCATTTCGGTCTTGATCCGGACTATCTGCTCTCCGTGGACGCCCAGGCGCCTAACTTCCTGCATCTGCGATCCTACAGTGGAGAGGCCACCCTTGTCGTCGATACGACCGTAAGCTATCTGGCCTTGCGTCATCTGAAAGGTCCTTATTATACATTTCAGAATCCATTGCCGGCGGCCTCTATACTGCTCCAGATGCTTTTTCCAGACGGAGCCGGAGAGCTGCAGTTCGGAGGCTCGGTTTCGACTAATGCGTTTGATCTTGCGCTCCGACTTGGTTGCTCGCCGGTCTATCTGTGCGGGCTTGATCTTTCCTTTCCCGAAAACCGCATCCATGCACGCGGCTCGGCACTCGAAGAGGCCGCCCTTGCAAAGACGCACAGACTGCATACGGCACATCAACAGAATCATGCTCAACTCACGGCCATCGACCGACGCTATCTTCAGAATTCAGAGAGCAGGGCCGTTCCAACTAACGATAAGCTACTGATCTTTTATGAATGGTACAGGTCTCGACTCCCGGCTCCGCATGTTGTGCATGTCGACGGTGGAGGGGCTTCATTTTCGAGAGTCCCCCGTATTGGTTCAGAGAAGCTCGCAGAGGCGCTCGCCGCTCATCCGAAGTTAGCCGAAGTGAATAAGATGCGACCGGGCGGTAGCATTGCCGCCCTTACAAATGGTACCGAGACGATTGATACAGAGGCAATACTCGAATCACTTCACTCATTCGCCGGCGATTTGCTTGAACGCCTCGATGACGCGCTCAAGGCGGCGGAAGATATGTTAGCAGGTGCCCCCTCAGCCGAATTGGCAGGGCAGCTGCTTCAGCTCGATAAAGAGCATGGCTTTTCGGTGACACGATTATTGAGCAGCGGCATGCAGAGCAGCCTTCTTTCAAACGAAGGCGCAAGTCCATCGGGCGAAAGTCTCACTGCCTTTTTTAACGACCTCAGAGCATCGCTGCGATTGCATCAGAAGCTGATATCACGGTGCCGGCAATTCGCAGACAGTTAA
- a CDS encoding ABC transporter ATP-binding protein — MHLSLEKATFYRSGNAILKGIDLRLDEGRHYCLIGPNGAGKTTLLSLICGMDWPTTGKVLVHTDDGIEHPAHVKAMFGHFFPRYAAHIEAYHPDITALELISTGFRQALAYYHEASPEEWQAARTFFRKYVQSTEENRAFSTMSTGERFRMLLLRSLVTHPAVLILDEPFDGLDLPARAAFERLIASTLEEHARLSLSVLHRIEEVPEFVTDIILLKEGQILASGVKADVLTSQNLSDLYDMKLICREHNGRYYVLHDG, encoded by the coding sequence ATGCACCTCTCGCTCGAAAAAGCGACCTTCTATAGATCTGGTAACGCCATACTCAAAGGCATCGACCTGCGCCTTGACGAAGGCCGTCACTACTGTCTGATCGGACCGAACGGAGCGGGAAAGACGACGCTTCTATCGCTGATCTGTGGCATGGACTGGCCTACGACGGGAAAGGTCTTGGTGCATACAGACGACGGCATCGAGCATCCGGCGCATGTGAAGGCGATGTTCGGACATTTCTTTCCGCGATATGCGGCCCATATCGAGGCCTATCATCCCGATATCACGGCCCTTGAATTGATCAGCACGGGATTCCGGCAGGCGCTCGCCTACTATCATGAAGCGAGCCCCGAGGAATGGCAGGCGGCTCGCACGTTCTTTCGTAAGTACGTGCAGTCCACCGAAGAGAACCGGGCCTTCAGCACGATGTCCACCGGTGAACGATTTCGTATGTTGCTTCTGCGTTCGCTTGTGACGCATCCGGCGGTGCTCATTCTTGATGAGCCCTTCGACGGGCTTGATCTTCCCGCCCGGGCCGCCTTTGAACGCCTGATCGCCTCCACATTAGAAGAACATGCAAGGCTCTCGTTATCGGTGCTTCACCGTATCGAAGAGGTGCCTGAATTCGTCACCGACATCATCCTGCTTAAAGAAGGCCAGATCCTCGCATCGGGAGTAAAGGCGGATGTACTCACATCCCAGAATCTAAGCGACCTGTATGACATGAAACTGATTTGCCGTGAGCATAACGGCCGGTACTACGTCCTGCATGACGGATGA
- a CDS encoding phosphoglucomutase/phosphomannomutase alpha/beta/alpha domain I has product MKLPSIFQKAVAEKKLMISVSGIRAVLPDGLDPNELCTIATAFADTTGNTIVLGRDSRPTGEPIISLFRAILEMRGKTVIDTGIAPTPTVKAVVAARKASGGLIVTASHNPEEWNGLKFLGKGGFFYDQTSVDALLAEIASPAHRPTVAATPGRSLKLGRTTHEDGIDLHIKAILKSLPNISAIRKHKFRVVVDAVGGAGREALPRLLAELGCKVVPLYCEASDRFPRPPEPTPAALKQFGALVKKEKAAVGFALDPDADRLVTGSVNLGAVHEEYTLPLAFLGKRETLKKPGILVVNLSTSTLLDAVAGPHRVERSAVGEANVVGQMLSRKALFGGEGNGGVIDPALPSFGRDSLAGAAWILSAMAAQNVKGVDDLLQQIPPLFMSKQKLERNGDLNEAFGRFESIALRTGKLQYVDHRDGLHLLFNDRSWVHLRASNTEPILRLIAQAPDKKGLQELLELFR; this is encoded by the coding sequence ATGAAGCTGCCATCCATCTTTCAAAAGGCCGTCGCCGAGAAAAAGCTGATGATCTCGGTCTCGGGGATTCGCGCCGTTCTGCCCGACGGACTTGATCCGAACGAGCTCTGCACCATCGCCACGGCCTTCGCCGACACGACGGGAAACACCATCGTTCTCGGTCGTGACTCACGGCCCACAGGAGAACCGATTATCAGCCTTTTTCGTGCGATCCTTGAGATGCGCGGCAAGACGGTGATCGATACGGGGATCGCTCCGACGCCGACGGTGAAGGCCGTCGTCGCCGCGCGAAAGGCAAGCGGAGGTCTCATCGTCACTGCATCTCACAACCCCGAAGAATGGAACGGCCTGAAGTTCCTCGGTAAAGGCGGATTCTTCTACGACCAGACATCGGTCGACGCCTTGCTTGCCGAGATCGCCTCGCCCGCACACCGACCGACTGTTGCCGCCACACCCGGACGCAGCCTGAAGCTCGGCAGAACGACGCATGAAGACGGCATCGACCTGCATATCAAGGCCATCCTGAAATCGCTGCCGAATATAAGCGCCATCCGCAAACACAAGTTTCGCGTCGTCGTCGACGCTGTCGGCGGAGCCGGACGAGAAGCGCTGCCGCGTCTTCTTGCCGAGCTCGGTTGCAAGGTCGTTCCGCTTTATTGTGAAGCAAGCGACCGCTTTCCGCGTCCGCCCGAGCCCACGCCGGCCGCCTTAAAGCAATTCGGCGCTCTCGTTAAAAAAGAAAAAGCCGCCGTCGGATTCGCCCTCGATCCCGACGCCGATCGCCTGGTAACGGGATCGGTTAACCTCGGAGCGGTTCACGAAGAATACACGCTTCCGCTGGCTTTTCTCGGTAAACGCGAGACGCTTAAAAAGCCCGGCATCCTGGTCGTGAACCTGTCGACATCGACGCTGCTTGATGCCGTCGCCGGCCCACATCGGGTGGAGCGCTCCGCCGTCGGTGAGGCGAACGTCGTCGGGCAGATGCTTTCGCGCAAGGCGCTGTTTGGAGGTGAGGGGAACGGAGGCGTGATTGATCCGGCTCTGCCTTCTTTTGGAAGAGATTCGCTGGCCGGCGCCGCGTGGATTCTTTCGGCGATGGCGGCGCAGAACGTAAAAGGCGTAGACGACCTGTTACAACAGATCCCCCCGCTTTTTATGAGCAAGCAGAAGCTTGAACGAAACGGCGATCTCAACGAGGCCTTTGGCCGCTTCGAATCCATTGCCCTGCGAACAGGCAAGCTGCAATACGTCGATCACCGTGACGGGTTGCATCTGCTCTTTAACGACCGGTCCTGGGTACATCTGCGCGCCTCGAACACCGAGCCCATCCTGCGCCTGATCGCACAGGCTCCCGATAAAAAAGGCCTTCAGGAATTACTGGAGCTGTTTCGCTAA
- a CDS encoding chemotaxis protein CheX: MDPLLDEKIVLTVSRSFVEYMEEQLHIQAWREAYGPSVNEGLCYESTTALPFSGDFSGSLYFCMDGYTRLKLLPLIAETFQIDSVAKGMADSILAEFANQISFRILHEFDDAGYQLHLQPPESLNHKLVSINLQNQRQYIVIFFIEDRQKKQYLGRCHVVLVLDKF; encoded by the coding sequence ATGGACCCGCTTTTAGATGAAAAGATCGTGCTGACCGTATCTCGCTCCTTTGTCGAGTATATGGAGGAACAGCTGCATATTCAGGCATGGCGCGAGGCATATGGCCCGTCGGTGAACGAAGGCCTCTGTTACGAGAGCACGACCGCACTACCTTTTTCGGGCGATTTCTCGGGCAGCCTCTACTTCTGCATGGACGGTTATACCCGTCTCAAGCTGCTTCCGCTTATAGCCGAAACCTTCCAGATCGATAGCGTGGCAAAGGGCATGGCCGATTCCATTCTGGCCGAGTTCGCCAACCAGATCAGCTTTCGCATTCTGCACGAATTCGACGATGCCGGTTATCAGCTTCATCTGCAACCGCCCGAATCGCTCAACCATAAACTTGTGAGTATCAATCTGCAGAACCAGAGGCAGTATATCGTGATCTTCTTTATCGAGGATCGACAGAAGAAACAATACCTCGGTCGCTGTCACGTCGTGCTGGTGCTCGATAAGTTCTGA
- a CDS encoding LIC10729 family protein, whose protein sequence is MQPVSFEDGIMARLASLFRVAFLPMTLLCVLPLRSETIVLKEDRPIPASLGFGEELDAEEIVTWYELEKIAAAENRIVLSDCGTAGLQDNIARWIPETGLEFTLRPQSNRRVFLYLDFVGMIDQDMEAIADEQRCRPARRETILPSAKPGPYEWVEVFVNGKRKLITYQGHDVGFTGPIAVPVSRDEFRAGLIHVRIVPSGRLLALWDVFLSHSPPEE, encoded by the coding sequence ATGCAGCCCGTTTCGTTCGAAGATGGAATAATGGCTCGCCTCGCCTCTCTTTTCCGGGTTGCTTTTCTGCCGATGACGCTTCTCTGCGTACTGCCGCTGCGTTCCGAGACGATCGTTCTCAAAGAGGATCGACCCATCCCCGCATCTCTTGGCTTCGGGGAGGAGCTGGATGCCGAGGAAATCGTGACATGGTACGAACTCGAAAAGATAGCCGCCGCCGAAAATCGTATCGTTCTATCGGATTGCGGCACGGCCGGACTTCAGGATAACATCGCCCGCTGGATTCCTGAGACGGGGCTTGAGTTCACTCTGAGGCCGCAGAGCAATCGCCGTGTTTTCTTATATCTGGATTTTGTCGGCATGATCGACCAGGACATGGAGGCCATCGCCGACGAGCAGCGCTGTCGGCCGGCTCGCCGCGAGACCATTCTTCCCTCCGCGAAACCGGGCCCGTACGAGTGGGTTGAGGTATTCGTAAACGGCAAGCGCAAGCTCATCACCTATCAGGGTCACGACGTCGGCTTTACAGGGCCGATCGCCGTTCCGGTATCGCGCGATGAGTTTCGCGCCGGCCTGATACACGTGCGTATCGTGCCATCAGGCCGATTGCTGGCGCTGTGGGATGTCTTTTTAAGCCACAGCCCGCCCGAAGAATAG
- a CDS encoding STAS domain-containing protein, whose translation MEITVRNKENKYVFDLEGSLDIYTSLDLKSALEDSIKAQNSDVCINLDRLTYIDSSGIGILIKSLNYVQSLNGNMCVANLKPAIEKVFKVSGLTTYFEILSTDDFQTRYSGF comes from the coding sequence ATGGAAATCACCGTCCGCAACAAAGAAAATAAATATGTCTTCGACCTTGAAGGGTCTCTCGACATCTATACTTCGCTCGATCTGAAAAGCGCGCTTGAGGATAGCATCAAGGCTCAGAACTCCGACGTCTGCATCAACCTTGACCGTCTGACGTATATAGACTCAAGCGGGATCGGAATTCTCATAAAATCTCTGAATTATGTGCAGAGCCTGAACGGAAATATGTGTGTGGCCAACCTCAAGCCCGCCATCGAGAAGGTCTTCAAAGTAAGCGGTCTCACCACCTATTTTGAAATCCTCTCCACCGACGATTTTCAAACTCGTTACAGCGGATTCTGA